One Clostridium cylindrosporum DSM 605 genomic region harbors:
- a CDS encoding DUF1002 domain-containing protein: MKLKRLLGKILIGILFISATTSITTKTVYADSYKVVTLGADLNSNQKNEMLKYFNVDKKEANILEVTKSEEEKYLGGVASSKQIGTKSISCSFVEPTSSGGLQISTHNIYWVTESMIRNALITAGIENAIVKAGAPFNVSGTAALTGILKGFENSKGGEKIDENKKKAANEEIIVTGELGEKVGQDEAANIINEVKKEVIKENPTGEKEIEKIVVNVTNNYGANLSQEEIQKITDLMNKINNLDLDFNKIKDQLNDATSKLKDVISSDEAKGFFEQVKEFFSNLFISIGNLIGNK; encoded by the coding sequence ATGAAATTAAAAAGATTACTAGGCAAAATATTAATTGGGATATTATTTATATCCGCAACTACTTCTATTACTACTAAAACAGTATATGCCGACTCTTATAAAGTTGTTACATTAGGTGCTGACCTTAACAGTAATCAAAAAAATGAAATGCTAAAGTATTTTAATGTTGATAAAAAAGAAGCTAATATACTTGAAGTTACCAAAAGTGAAGAGGAAAAATACCTAGGAGGTGTTGCTTCTTCAAAACAAATAGGAACAAAATCTATTTCTTGCTCATTTGTAGAACCAACAAGTAGCGGTGGACTTCAAATCTCAACCCATAATATATATTGGGTTACTGAAAGTATGATTAGAAACGCTTTGATTACTGCAGGAATAGAAAATGCAATTGTTAAAGCTGGTGCCCCTTTTAATGTATCTGGTACTGCTGCATTAACAGGCATACTTAAGGGCTTTGAAAATAGTAAAGGCGGAGAAAAAATAGATGAAAATAAGAAAAAAGCTGCTAATGAGGAAATAATCGTAACCGGTGAACTTGGTGAAAAAGTTGGACAAGACGAAGCAGCAAACATAATAAATGAAGTTAAAAAGGAAGTAATTAAAGAAAATCCTACAGGGGAAAAGGAAATCGAAAAAATAGTTGTTAATGTAACAAATAACTACGGTGCAAACCTTAGTCAAGAAGAGATTCAAAAAATAACAGATTTAATGAATAAAATCAATAACCTTGATTTAGACTTTAATAAAATTAAAGATCAATTAAATGATGCAACTTCCAAGCTGAAGGATGTTATTTCAAGTGATGAAGCTAAGGGTTTCTTTGAACAGGTAAAGGAGTTTTTCTCAAATCTATTTATATCCATAGGCAACTTAATTGGTAATAAGTAA
- a CDS encoding aminotransferase class V-fold PLP-dependent enzyme translates to MNKKLDYRKLFAGINMPVALEDGRCVVPINFDNAATTPPFKCVNNMIIQNILMYGSIGRGKGQKSEYCTDAYEEAREFILDFFNLSNRKDYTVIYVKNATEGINLLARSLIKESDEVVLTTRMEHHANDIPWRYVSKVEYIDVDENGKIDINDIEKKLKNLKGKVKFVSISGASNVTGYINDINKIAQITHKYGAKIVVDAAQLIAHRAINMAGNENDDHIDFMTFSGHKLYAPFGSGVVVGLREAFNDGNLFLYGGGAVEAVLDDNVYWQKSPGKYEAGTPNFIGVIALVTAMKSLISIGFDNIKTHEDELRDHAIKKLSNIDRIVLYGDSKCTERLGVVPFNIEGVGHNIVAERLADYRAIAVRHGGFCAHSYVRRLLGISNEKAYNYIINGVDMPGMVRASFGLYNTTEEIDEFIDVLKKIITRHIK, encoded by the coding sequence ATGAATAAAAAATTGGATTATAGAAAACTATTTGCAGGAATAAATATGCCAGTAGCATTAGAAGATGGACGTTGTGTAGTTCCTATAAATTTTGATAATGCAGCAACTACACCACCATTTAAATGCGTAAATAATATGATTATACAAAATATATTAATGTATGGGTCAATTGGTAGAGGTAAAGGACAAAAGTCAGAGTATTGTACTGACGCTTATGAAGAGGCTAGGGAATTTATATTAGATTTTTTTAATCTTTCTAATAGAAAGGATTATACTGTTATATATGTGAAGAATGCCACTGAAGGTATTAATCTACTTGCTAGGTCTTTAATTAAAGAAAGTGATGAAGTGGTATTAACAACTAGAATGGAGCATCATGCAAATGATATTCCTTGGAGATATGTATCTAAAGTAGAATATATAGATGTTGATGAAAATGGAAAAATAGACATAAACGATATAGAAAAAAAACTTAAAAACTTAAAAGGTAAAGTAAAGTTTGTAAGTATTAGTGGGGCATCAAATGTGACTGGATATATTAATGATATTAATAAAATAGCACAGATAACACATAAATATGGTGCAAAAATAGTTGTTGATGCTGCCCAACTAATAGCACATAGAGCTATAAATATGGCGGGTAATGAAAATGATGACCATATTGATTTTATGACTTTTTCAGGACATAAATTATACGCACCTTTTGGAAGTGGTGTAGTTGTAGGACTTAGGGAAGCATTTAATGATGGAAATTTGTTCCTTTACGGAGGAGGAGCTGTGGAGGCAGTACTAGATGATAATGTCTATTGGCAAAAATCTCCGGGTAAGTATGAGGCAGGGACACCTAATTTTATTGGGGTAATTGCCTTAGTTACCGCAATGAAATCACTTATATCAATTGGGTTTGATAATATTAAAACTCACGAAGATGAACTAAGAGATCATGCAATAAAGAAGTTATCAAACATTGATAGAATTGTGTTATATGGTGATAGCAAGTGCACTGAAAGGCTTGGTGTAGTTCCTTTTAATATTGAGGGGGTAGGCCATAACATAGTAGCAGAAAGACTTGCAGACTATAGAGCTATAGCCGTCAGACATGGTGGATTTTGTGCTCATTCATATGTGAGAAGACTATTAGGTATAAGTAATGAAAAAGCATATAACTATATAATTAACGGTGTAGATATGCCAGGTATGGTTAGAGCAAGTTTTGGTTTGTATAATACAACAGAAGAGATTGATGAGTTTATTGATGTATTGAAAAAAATAATTACAAGACATATCAAATAA
- the speD gene encoding adenosylmethionine decarboxylase — protein sequence MEKAQPNKLKLHGFNNLTKTLSFNMYDICYTKTEVDRNAYIEYIDEQYSADRLTKILTTVTEIIGANVLNIAKQDYDPQGASVTILISEGPVESVPGSPTTASPGPLPETVLAHLDKSHITVHTYPEYHPHEGISTFRADIDVSTCGEISPLKALNFLIHSFDADIMTIDYRVRGFTRDIGGQKIYIDHPIDSIQNFIPKNIKHLYNMIDVNVYQEHIFHTKCKLKKFDLNNYLFGYTKDDLHPGEASMIVKKVKKEMDEIFYGTNVEEAMFEPEDYDNYEKTL from the coding sequence ATGGAAAAAGCGCAACCAAATAAACTAAAATTACATGGATTTAATAATCTAACAAAAACTTTGAGCTTTAACATGTACGATATCTGCTACACAAAAACAGAAGTAGACAGAAATGCATACATTGAATATATTGATGAGCAGTACAGTGCAGATAGGCTTACTAAGATTTTAACTACAGTTACTGAAATTATAGGCGCAAATGTTTTAAATATTGCAAAGCAAGACTATGATCCACAGGGGGCTAGTGTAACCATTTTAATTTCAGAGGGACCTGTAGAGTCAGTACCAGGATCTCCTACAACAGCATCACCTGGTCCATTACCAGAAACAGTTTTAGCTCATTTAGATAAAAGCCATATAACTGTTCATACTTACCCAGAATACCATCCACATGAAGGTATTAGTACGTTTAGAGCGGATATTGACGTATCAACTTGTGGTGAAATATCTCCACTAAAGGCGCTGAACTTTCTTATTCATTCCTTTGATGCGGATATAATGACTATTGATTATCGTGTTAGAGGATTTACACGTGATATCGGAGGTCAAAAGATTTATATCGATCACCCAATTGACTCTATACAGAACTTTATTCCAAAGAACATTAAACATCTGTACAATATGATAGATGTTAATGTGTATCAGGAACACATATTCCATACAAAGTGTAAGTTAAAGAAGTTTGATTTAAATAACTATTTATTTGGTTACACCAAGGATGATCTTCATCCAGGTGAAGCGTCAATGATCGTGAAAAAAGTAAAGAAAGAAATGGACGAAATTTTCTATGGTACTAATGTAGAAGAAGCTATGTTTGAGCCGGAGGACTATGATAATTATGAAAAAACATTGTAA
- the speE gene encoding polyamine aminopropyltransferase → MIDLWYTENHQEDTKFSIKVKEHIHSEKSEFQQIDFFESDTFGRFFTLDGLMMVTEKDEFIYHDMITHIPMAVNPAIKNVLIIGGGDGGTAREVLRYSSVEKVDMVEIDERVVRLCEKYLPITAGKLTDERLTLHFEDGLKFVQDAKDSTYDLILVDSTDPIGPGEGLFTYEFYNNCKRVLTDEGILINQHESPYYSTYSHEMKRAHLKIKETFPIAKVYQFHMPTYPSGHWLFGFASKKFDPIKDLKADVWNSLNIKTKYYNTDLHIGAFMLPSYVKDELNNA, encoded by the coding sequence ATGATAGATTTATGGTATACAGAGAACCACCAAGAGGACACTAAGTTTTCAATAAAGGTTAAGGAACATATTCACTCAGAAAAGTCTGAATTCCAACAAATCGACTTTTTTGAAAGCGATACTTTTGGTAGATTCTTTACTCTAGATGGACTTATGATGGTAACAGAAAAGGATGAATTTATTTACCATGATATGATTACTCATATTCCTATGGCTGTAAATCCAGCTATTAAAAATGTACTTATAATTGGTGGTGGAGATGGAGGAACTGCTAGAGAAGTTCTAAGATATTCATCTGTTGAAAAAGTAGATATGGTTGAAATTGACGAAAGAGTTGTAAGACTTTGTGAAAAATACCTTCCTATAACTGCTGGAAAACTTACTGATGAAAGACTTACTCTTCACTTTGAAGATGGTCTTAAGTTTGTTCAAGATGCAAAGGATTCAACCTATGACCTTATACTAGTAGATTCAACTGATCCAATAGGGCCTGGTGAAGGACTTTTCACATATGAATTCTATAATAACTGTAAAAGAGTTTTAACTGATGAGGGTATACTTATAAACCAACATGAGAGCCCATATTACTCAACTTATTCACATGAAATGAAAAGGGCTCATCTAAAGATCAAGGAAACTTTCCCAATAGCTAAGGTTTATCAATTCCATATGCCAACATATCCATCAGGACACTGGCTATTTGGATTTGCATCAAAGAAATTTGATCCAATTAAGGATTTAAAGGCTGATGTATGGAATTCACTAAACATTAAAACAAAATACTACAACACAGATCTTCATATCGGAGCATTTATGTTACCTAGCTATGTAAAGGATGAACTAAACAATGCTTAA
- the speB gene encoding agmatinase, whose amino-acid sequence MLNTYSTSSFIGFDSNYEDSTVVMFGAPFDGTTSFRPGTRFAPAQIRIDSYGLETYSPYLDLDLEDFKISDIGDVDMPFGNTEKALEAIKTTSKAIIGDEKKPLLIGGEHLVSLPVIESLYNAYPDLHIIHFDAHTDLREDYMGEKLSHATVIRRAHDILGDNRIYQFGIRSGTREEFKWSNDHTIMNKFDLSTLESAVKNLSGKPVYLTIDLDVLDPSVFSGTGTPEPGGITMKELLNGINIMKDLNLVGADVVELSPSFDTSGVSTAVACKVIREVSLILAK is encoded by the coding sequence ATGCTTAATACTTATTCAACTAGTTCATTTATAGGATTCGATTCAAACTATGAAGATTCTACAGTAGTAATGTTTGGTGCTCCATTTGATGGAACTACAAGTTTTAGACCAGGAACAAGATTTGCTCCTGCGCAAATTAGAATTGATTCATACGGCCTTGAAACCTATTCTCCTTATCTTGATCTTGATCTTGAAGATTTTAAGATTTCAGATATAGGTGATGTAGATATGCCATTTGGTAATACCGAAAAAGCCTTAGAAGCAATTAAAACTACCTCAAAAGCGATTATTGGAGATGAGAAAAAACCACTTTTAATTGGAGGGGAACACCTAGTGTCCTTACCTGTAATTGAAAGTCTTTACAATGCTTATCCTGATCTTCATATAATACATTTTGATGCACACACTGATCTTCGTGAAGATTATATGGGAGAGAAGCTATCCCACGCAACGGTTATAAGACGTGCCCATGATATTCTTGGTGATAATAGAATATACCAATTCGGCATAAGATCTGGAACTCGTGAAGAATTCAAATGGTCAAACGATCATACTATTATGAATAAATTCGACTTATCTACACTAGAAAGTGCTGTTAAGAATCTTTCAGGTAAGCCTGTTTATTTAACAATTGACCTTGATGTTCTTGATCCATCTGTTTTTTCTGGTACAGGAACTCCTGAACCAGGTGGAATAACAATGAAGGAACTATTAAATGGTATTAACATAATGAAAGATCTTAACTTAGTTGGTGCAGACGTGGTTGAACTTTCACCAAGTTTTGATACTAGTGGAGTTTCAACAGCAGTAGCATGTAAAGTTATTAGAGAAGTATCTTTGATTCTTGCAAAGTAA
- a CDS encoding HD-GYP domain-containing protein codes for MSIIKNNREKQINDILSIVKLSTLLFVLIIVFKYFFKQYEYIESPTDVNYGLIYIGIVVISLMLIYTIWMFSIKREKVIKKNNYIQHIENITFIGIILAVIFFTGIHESQYKFLFLFIVITTTIQSGIKQGMIIAISSSAIILLIDLIFAPSAPVNAYFENDIILSGVFILTSWPLGFYVKIEGEHIKELENMVNYDGLTGVYNHRYFRDFLRSCVKYSDDVKSSVSLIFIDIDYFKYYNDLYGHQKGDEVLKIIGAILKRSVTDDDIVARYGGEEFGIILPRKTEEEAIKIAEKIRIDIENTYFDGQENQPNGNLTVSLGVSVYPDKASNDIELLKSADDALYKAKFFKKNRVERYVSILDDLKSNIEERHVEVIASIKTLISVINSKDRYTYAHTERVVLYSRLLADELDLSEEDKKTLIYGAYMHDIGKINIPKEVLNKKMPLNDEEWNMVQNHPENGMDIVKCVDSLNNVTPLILHHHEKYNGEGYPGKLKGEDIPFLARVLTIVDSFDAMTSDRPYNKSKTYEEAIKELIRCSGTQFDPDIVKVFIKVIKENKDNFHRI; via the coding sequence ATGAGTATAATAAAAAATAATAGAGAAAAACAAATAAATGATATATTATCAATTGTAAAGTTATCAACTTTACTTTTTGTACTAATAATAGTTTTTAAATATTTTTTTAAACAATATGAGTATATAGAGAGTCCTACAGATGTTAATTATGGGCTTATTTATATAGGCATAGTAGTTATATCCCTAATGCTTATTTATACTATATGGATGTTTTCTATAAAAAGAGAAAAGGTTATTAAGAAAAATAATTATATTCAACATATAGAAAATATAACCTTTATTGGGATAATATTAGCTGTAATATTTTTTACAGGTATACATGAGAGTCAATATAAATTTTTATTTTTGTTTATTGTTATTACAACTACTATACAATCAGGAATTAAACAAGGAATGATTATTGCCATATCATCCTCTGCTATTATACTCTTAATAGATTTAATATTTGCACCAAGTGCACCTGTTAATGCATATTTTGAAAATGATATTATATTATCTGGTGTATTTATATTAACTTCATGGCCACTAGGCTTTTACGTGAAAATTGAAGGTGAACATATAAAAGAATTAGAGAATATGGTTAATTATGATGGATTAACAGGGGTATATAATCATAGGTATTTTCGTGACTTTTTAAGGTCTTGTGTAAAGTATAGTGATGATGTTAAGAGTTCAGTTTCACTGATATTTATAGATATAGATTATTTTAAGTATTATAACGATTTATATGGTCATCAAAAGGGAGATGAAGTACTTAAGATTATAGGAGCAATCCTTAAAAGAAGTGTAACTGATGATGATATAGTGGCAAGATATGGTGGGGAGGAATTTGGAATAATCCTACCTAGAAAGACAGAAGAAGAAGCAATAAAAATAGCAGAAAAAATAAGAATTGATATAGAAAATACATATTTTGATGGTCAAGAGAACCAACCAAATGGAAATCTTACAGTATCACTGGGTGTATCTGTTTATCCTGATAAAGCATCAAATGATATAGAACTATTAAAAAGTGCAGATGATGCCCTATATAAAGCTAAGTTCTTTAAGAAAAACAGAGTAGAAAGATATGTATCTATATTAGATGATTTAAAAAGTAATATAGAGGAAAGGCATGTTGAAGTTATAGCATCAATTAAAACATTAATAAGTGTTATTAACTCTAAAGATAGGTACACCTATGCTCATACAGAAAGAGTAGTTCTCTATAGTAGGCTTTTAGCAGATGAACTAGATCTTTCTGAGGAAGATAAAAAAACTCTGATTTACGGTGCTTATATGCATGATATAGGTAAAATTAATATTCCTAAGGAAGTTTTAAATAAAAAGATGCCTTTAAACGATGAGGAATGGAATATGGTGCAAAACCACCCTGAAAATGGTATGGATATAGTTAAATGTGTAGATTCGCTTAATAATGTTACACCTTTAATACTTCATCATCATGAAAAGTATAATGGAGAAGGTTATCCAGGAAAGTTAAAGGGTGAAGATATACCGTTTTTAGCAAGGGTATTAACGATTGTAGATAGTTTTGATGCTATGACATCAGATAGACCATATAATAAGAGTAAAACCTATGAGGAAGCGATTAAGGAGCTTATAAGGTGTAGTGGAACACAGTTTGACCCTGACATAGTAAAAGTCTTTATTAAGGTCATAAAAGAGAATAAGGATAATTTCCACAGAATATAG
- a CDS encoding AgrD family cyclic lactone autoinducer peptide — translation MKKLGNKVLMAVAAIATVAASVVATSACLWYSYQPEEPKCLEEN, via the coding sequence ATGAAAAAGTTAGGTAACAAAGTATTAATGGCGGTTGCTGCTATAGCAACAGTTGCAGCATCAGTTGTAGCAACATCAGCATGTTTATGGTATTCCTATCAACCAGAGGAGCCAAAATGCTTAGAAGAAAACTAA
- a CDS encoding accessory gene regulator ArgB-like protein, whose protein sequence is MFKVDKVANKLGNNISKELNFDGDKRDVIVYGIFAILQITLSIVITSVFGLFLGVLLESLIVSFATAILRKYSGGAHANTPGKCIVIGTIVCVLPTFLITKLIYDFNIYIVSLIGIIIFIGTYYLIYMFAPVDSVAKPIRNQDKRKKLKKGSILILSVYLVIVICLILSYKVTLNNKYLIYAICMYIGIAWQAFTLTNASHFILKK, encoded by the coding sequence ATGTTTAAGGTAGATAAAGTAGCTAATAAATTAGGAAATAATATTTCAAAGGAATTAAACTTTGATGGGGATAAAAGGGATGTTATAGTTTATGGTATATTTGCAATACTTCAAATTACACTTTCTATAGTTATAACATCAGTCTTTGGACTGTTTTTAGGGGTTTTACTTGAATCTTTAATTGTATCATTTGCAACAGCTATACTTAGAAAATACTCTGGAGGAGCACATGCAAATACTCCAGGTAAATGTATTGTTATTGGTACAATAGTTTGTGTATTACCTACATTTTTAATAACAAAGTTAATATATGATTTTAATATTTATATAGTTAGTTTAATTGGAATTATTATTTTTATTGGTACATATTATTTGATTTATATGTTTGCACCTGTTGACAGTGTAGCAAAGCCAATAAGAAATCAGGATAAAAGAAAAAAGCTAAAGAAAGGTTCTATACTTATACTAAGTGTATATTTAGTTATTGTTATATGTTTAATTCTAAGCTATAAAGTTACCTTAAATAATAAGTACTTAATATATGCTATATGTATGTACATAGGAATAGCTTGGCAAGCATTTACACTAACTAATGCATCACATTTTATATTAAAAAAATAG
- a CDS encoding DUF5317 family protein, producing MIETVILAMIFAKVKGYNIKPVFNSWEFYPVIFMELIIIIAQINIFLGNYFLVQYSGILKTTYLCTYLFIIFKHEIYIKAIIGSAFIVLGGLLNDIAIKSNSGMMPVFPALSYLTGYAKVDSFSKVNDIHVLGSSSVKYICLTDIFDLGYSILSIGDIFIRVFVFIIIYAAIKKINESRIIKL from the coding sequence ATGATTGAAACTGTTATCTTAGCTATGATTTTTGCAAAAGTAAAGGGATATAATATAAAACCTGTGTTTAATTCGTGGGAGTTTTATCCCGTAATTTTTATGGAACTTATAATTATAATTGCACAGATTAATATATTTCTAGGTAATTATTTTTTAGTACAATATTCTGGAATTTTAAAGACAACGTATCTTTGTACATATCTATTTATTATATTTAAGCATGAAATATATATAAAGGCTATAATAGGTTCAGCTTTTATAGTGCTTGGAGGACTTTTAAATGATATTGCTATAAAGTCTAATTCAGGAATGATGCCTGTTTTTCCTGCATTATCTTATTTAACAGGATATGCTAAAGTAGATTCATTTTCTAAGGTGAATGATATCCACGTGTTGGGAAGTTCATCTGTAAAATATATTTGCTTAACAGATATATTTGATTTAGGGTATAGTATTTTGAGTATTGGAGATATATTTATTAGAGTTTTTGTGTTTATTATTATTTATGCTGCTATTAAAAAAATAAATGAAAGTAGAATAATTAAATTATAG
- a CDS encoding MATE family efflux transporter produces the protein MKKIDLTKGNVLKVILSLATPLVVTSLLQFAYNFVNMIWVGGLGSGAVASIGASSIYIGLGYSVNAMVVIGGSVKVAHALGKKDEEEVNKYINTSFILNFTLGIIFGSIILIYGKSLIGFLGINDLKVNKSALSYLLINGSTMVIVFFNTFYTRIFSSFGNNKISLKISGIGLILNIILDPIFIYTFKLGVNGAAIATVISNIVVFIMSVYFSKDFYTVNFKKYFDIIALKEIMRLGIPNSMQRIIFTLINIALAKIISKFGADAIAAQKIGLQIESITFTIIGGFNGAAASFVGQNFGAKRLDRINSGYKISLILGTIYTLFITIAFIAIPERLAAIFVRDIITIKITADYLRIIGISQILAAVEMITNGAFTGLGSTKYSAIISVSLTVIRVPLALVLIDYFEVNGVWWSIAISSMLKGIVAFSVYRFILWKKVVRRIKYS, from the coding sequence ATGAAAAAAATAGATTTAACAAAAGGGAACGTTTTAAAAGTTATACTATCTCTTGCAACTCCATTAGTGGTAACCTCACTTTTGCAATTTGCATATAACTTTGTAAATATGATTTGGGTTGGAGGACTTGGTAGTGGTGCTGTTGCGAGTATAGGAGCATCTAGTATTTACATTGGACTAGGATACTCAGTAAATGCAATGGTGGTTATTGGAGGGAGTGTTAAAGTAGCACATGCCTTAGGAAAAAAAGATGAAGAAGAAGTAAATAAATATATAAATACTTCTTTTATATTAAACTTTACCCTAGGTATAATATTTGGGTCAATTATATTAATTTATGGTAAGAGTCTCATAGGCTTTCTTGGAATAAATGATTTGAAAGTTAATAAGTCAGCTTTATCATATCTTTTAATTAATGGTTCAACAATGGTAATAGTGTTTTTTAATACTTTTTATACTAGAATTTTTTCTAGCTTTGGTAATAATAAAATATCATTAAAGATTAGTGGAATAGGATTGATTTTAAATATAATACTAGATCCAATTTTTATATATACTTTTAAATTAGGTGTAAATGGTGCAGCAATTGCAACGGTGATTTCTAATATCGTTGTATTTATAATGTCGGTTTATTTTTCAAAGGATTTTTATACTGTAAACTTTAAAAAATACTTTGATATTATTGCACTAAAGGAAATAATGAGACTCGGTATTCCAAATTCTATGCAAAGAATAATATTTACTTTGATAAATATTGCCTTAGCAAAAATTATTTCTAAATTCGGAGCTGATGCTATAGCAGCTCAAAAGATTGGACTTCAAATAGAATCAATAACTTTTACTATAATTGGTGGGTTTAATGGAGCTGCTGCAAGTTTTGTTGGTCAAAATTTTGGAGCTAAAAGGCTAGATAGAATAAATAGCGGATATAAAATCTCCTTGATACTCGGAACAATTTATACATTATTTATTACAATTGCATTTATAGCTATACCTGAAAGGTTAGCAGCAATATTTGTGAGAGATATAATAACCATAAAGATTACAGCAGATTACTTAAGAATAATTGGAATTTCACAAATCCTTGCTGCAGTTGAGATGATTACTAATGGTGCGTTTACCGGACTTGGTTCAACAAAATACTCAGCTATTATAAGTGTGTCATTAACAGTAATTAGAGTTCCACTAGCCTTAGTTTTAATTGATTACTTTGAAGTTAATGGAGTTTGGTGGAGTATAGCAATATCTAGTATGTTAAAGGGAATTGTTGCTTTTAGTGTATATAGGTTTATTCTATGGAAAAAGGTAGTTAGAAGAATTAAATACTCTTAA